A genomic window from Fusarium oxysporum Fo47 chromosome X, complete sequence includes:
- a CDS encoding Alpha/Beta hydrolase protein, whose protein sequence is MLYTRTINDVELSFDDRGMVSSEPTIVCLPGLGQDHRGYKYILPFLVGKYRVIRIVWRGHGANRDPMDKWSVEDQASDTIALLDSLQVQTFIPISHSHGGWCAMEMAARLGKERVPAILLTDLILTRPPPEFIKHLQMTQNKDTWYEAQASLIKGWLNNTTNKNVLDHFHNDVGAYGFENWSHFCWLVEKNYERWGSPMERLETINDPPLVRHVFSHPRDEAYFAAHEEFARKHPEWFSFARLNGESHFPVVELPEAVIRILSSHEPVYVTKS, encoded by the exons ATGCTGTACACACGGACCATCAATGATGTTGAACTGTCGTTCGACGACCGAGGCATGGTTTCATCTGAGCCAACTATTGTCTGTCTGCCAGGTCTCGGTCAAGATCATCGAGGCTACAAATACATCCTTCCCTTCTTAGTGGGCAAGTACCGCGTCATCAGAATTGTATGGAGAGGCCATGGTGCCAATCGCGACCCCATGGATAAGTGGAGTGTGGAGGATCAAGCAAGCGATACGATTGCACTCCTCGACTCCCTCCAGGTTCAAACATTCATTCCCATCTCTCACTCCCACGGAGGCTGGTGCGCCATGGAGATGGCAGCGCGACTGGGAAAGGAGCGGGTTCCAGCTATTCTACTGACGGATCTGATCCTGACTCGGCCTCCTCCTGAGTTCATCAAGCACCTCCAAATGACCCAGAACAAGGATACTTGGTACGAGGCTCAAGCCTCTCTAATCAAAGGCTggctcaacaacaccaccaacaagaACGTCTTAGATCATTTTCACAACGACGTGGGTGCATATGGGTTCGAGAACTGGTCTCATTTCTGCTGGCTAGTGGAAAAGAATTATGAGCGCTGGGGTTCACCTATGGAGCGACTTGAGACTATTAATGATCCCCCTTTGGTTCGACATGTCTTCAGTCATCCCAGAGACGAGGCCTACTTTGCAGCACATGAGGAGTTTGCTCGCAAGCATCCTGAGTGGTTCAGCTTTGCCAGGCTTAACGGCGAATCTCACTTTCCGGTTGTCGAGCTTCCAGAAGCTGTGA TACGGATACTTAGTTCTCATGAGCCAGTATATGTAACCAAATCCTAA